The following coding sequences lie in one Loxodonta africana isolate mLoxAfr1 chromosome X, mLoxAfr1.hap2, whole genome shotgun sequence genomic window:
- the LOC111747762 gene encoding serine/threonine-protein kinase WNK3-like, whose amino-acid sequence MSGSFQRGRFQVITVPQQQSMKVTSFGIEHIPAFSQMANHSNEETLVFTETEKSQLIEMEPAVHSPQTSFSFQKLQALYETVKEDKGIPKQGDFLSFSTDCETGISFMTPEKELEETLAAGSTMQPESELLHKERETLPIRKQPNSDSELSAPLAGNENSVAKTVPESDQCHEEQACVQTQNSLFYSPSSPMSSDDESEIEDEDLKVELQRLREK is encoded by the coding sequence GTGATTACAGTTCCTCAGCAACAGTCgatgaaagtgacatcttttggaATAGAGCACATACCAGCTTTCAGTCAAATGGCAAACCATTCTAATGAAGAGACTCTAGTATTTACTGAAACAGAAAAGTCTCAGTTGATAGAAATGGAACCTGCTGTGCACAGTCCACaaacttcattttcttttcagaaGTTACAAGCTCTTTATGAAACCGTTAAAGAAGATAAAGGAATTCCCAAACAAGGTGACTTCTTGTCTTTCAGCACAGATTGTGAGACTGGTATATCTTTTATGACACCAGAAAAGGAATTGGAAGAAACTTTAGCTGCAGGAAGTACTATGCAGCCTGAATCTGAACTGTTGCATAAAGAGAGAGAAACACTGCCTATTAGGAAACAGCCTAACTCTGATAGTGAACTTTCAGCCCCTCTTGCTGGCAATGAAAACTCAGTAGCAAAGACTGTTCCAGAGAGTGATCAGTGCCATGAAGAACAAGCCTGTGTTCAAACACAGAACTCACTCTTCTATTCACCATCTTCCCCAATGAGCAGTGATGATGAGTCAGAAATAGAGGATGAGGACTTGAAGGTGGAGCTTCAAAGATTACGAGAAAAGTAA